The Sphingomonas sp. KR3-1 genome contains a region encoding:
- a CDS encoding sigma-54 dependent transcriptional regulator, with protein MTRNGQRLLMLIDDEPAQRRLVAAIAARRGWRTIFAGEAETGIATLGTPDGMALDAVILDHASPDADAAALIGELRARRPQLPILMLTANGSVANAVAAMRAGATDFLVKPLASERLLAALEAAVGGKTAGELRPLTEKLSAPLAFDEIIGSAPQFRAALAIAAKAARARVPVLIEGESGVGKEVVAEAVHAASPRNKKDMVSINCGAIPANLVESELFGHEKGAFTGAFERKIGRFADADGGTIFLDEVGEMPLDAQVKLLRVLQSGEIQPLGARHAREVDVRVIAATNKTLQAEVEAGRFREDLYYRLNVVQVTIPPLRERTGDIPALARHLLARVAEQPGLRELGITDDALALLGSYDWPGNVRQLQNALFRAAVLCDGDGLTRADFPQIAQLAAGRPAGNGAAVAGANNGGVTLFRPDGNLRALDEIEADVIRLAIGHYRGRMTEVARRLGIGRSTLYRKLGELGIDQSAA; from the coding sequence ATGACGCGCAACGGCCAGCGCCTCCTGATGCTGATCGACGACGAGCCGGCACAGCGCCGCCTCGTCGCGGCCATCGCCGCACGCCGCGGCTGGCGGACCATCTTCGCGGGCGAGGCCGAGACCGGCATCGCCACGCTCGGCACGCCCGACGGGATGGCGCTCGACGCGGTCATCCTCGACCACGCCTCGCCCGATGCCGATGCGGCGGCGCTGATCGGCGAGCTGCGCGCCCGCCGCCCGCAGCTGCCGATCCTGATGCTCACCGCCAACGGCTCGGTCGCCAATGCCGTCGCCGCGATGCGCGCCGGCGCGACCGATTTCCTGGTCAAGCCGCTCGCCTCCGAGCGCCTGCTCGCCGCGCTCGAGGCCGCAGTAGGCGGCAAGACTGCGGGCGAGCTGCGCCCGCTCACCGAGAAGCTTTCCGCGCCGCTGGCGTTCGACGAGATCATCGGCTCCGCCCCGCAGTTCCGCGCCGCGCTGGCGATCGCCGCCAAGGCCGCACGCGCCCGCGTGCCCGTGCTGATCGAAGGAGAGAGCGGCGTCGGCAAGGAAGTCGTCGCCGAGGCGGTGCACGCCGCTAGCCCACGCAACAAGAAGGACATGGTCTCGATCAATTGCGGGGCGATCCCCGCCAACTTGGTCGAGAGCGAGCTGTTCGGGCACGAGAAGGGCGCCTTCACTGGCGCGTTCGAGCGCAAGATCGGCCGCTTCGCCGATGCCGATGGCGGCACGATCTTCCTCGACGAAGTCGGCGAGATGCCGCTCGACGCGCAGGTCAAGCTGCTGCGCGTGCTGCAATCGGGCGAGATCCAGCCGCTCGGCGCGCGCCATGCCCGCGAAGTCGACGTCCGCGTCATCGCCGCGACCAACAAGACGCTCCAGGCCGAAGTGGAGGCCGGGCGCTTCCGCGAGGACCTCTATTACCGCCTCAACGTCGTCCAGGTGACGATCCCCCCCTTGCGCGAGCGCACCGGCGACATCCCGGCGCTCGCCCGCCACCTGCTGGCCCGCGTCGCCGAGCAGCCGGGGCTGCGCGAGCTGGGCATCACCGACGATGCGCTGGCGCTGCTCGGCTCCTATGACTGGCCGGGCAATGTCCGCCAGCTCCAGAACGCGCTGTTCCGCGCCGCGGTGCTCTGCGACGGCGACGGGCTGACCCGGGCCGACTTCCCGCAGATCGCCCAGCTCGCCGCCGGCCGCCCGGCCGGCAACGGCGCGGCGGTGGCCGGCGCGAACAATGGCGGCGTCACGCTGTTCCGCCCCGACGGCAACCTGCGGGCGCTCGACGAGATCGAGGCCGATGTCATCCGCCTCGCCATCGGCCATTATCGCGGCCGGATGACCGAGGTCGCCCGCCGGCTCGGGATCGGCCGCTCGACGCTCTACCGCAAGCTCGGCGAGCTGGGGATCGACCAGAGCGCCGCCTGA
- a CDS encoding NAD(P) transhydrogenase subunit alpha: MDFISILSIFVLACFVGYYVVWSVTPALHTPLMAVTNAISSVIIVGALIASAASGAEIAKWLGLVAVALASVNIFGGFAVTERMLAMYKKKG, encoded by the coding sequence ATGGACTTCATCTCGATCCTGTCGATCTTCGTGCTGGCGTGCTTCGTCGGCTATTACGTGGTCTGGTCGGTCACGCCGGCGCTGCACACGCCGCTGATGGCGGTGACCAACGCCATTTCCTCGGTGATCATCGTCGGCGCGCTGATCGCCTCGGCTGCATCGGGCGCGGAGATCGCCAAGTGGCTCGGCCTCGTCGCCGTGGCGCTGGCCAGCGTGAACATCTTCGGCGGCTTCGCCGTCACCGAGCGCATGCTCGCCATGTACAAGAAGAAGGGTTGA
- a CDS encoding DUF559 domain-containing protein, which translates to MLRPETARARQQRREMSYPEVLLWQRLRSRNSGLHFRNKHAIGPYVVDFYYAPLRLVIEVDGQIHATAAAIAQDRERDAFLALNRYRVVRIPAADILRDADAAAASIVSLVASPLHHPSDGPPPRAGEDQE; encoded by the coding sequence ATGCTGCGCCCGGAAACTGCCCGCGCTCGCCAGCAGCGGCGCGAGATGAGCTATCCCGAAGTGCTGTTGTGGCAGCGGCTGCGCAGCAGGAACTCCGGGCTGCACTTCCGCAACAAGCACGCCATCGGGCCCTATGTCGTCGATTTCTACTATGCACCGCTCCGGCTGGTGATCGAGGTCGATGGCCAGATTCACGCGACTGCTGCGGCGATCGCGCAGGATCGGGAGCGCGACGCGTTCCTCGCGTTGAACCGCTACCGGGTCGTGCGCATCCCGGCCGCCGATATTCTGCGGGACGCGGATGCTGCCGCGGCCTCGATCGTCTCGCTTGTGGCGAGCCCCCTCCACCATCCTTCGGATGGTCCCCCTCCCCGTGCCGGGGAGGATCAGGAGTAA
- a CDS encoding hemolysin family protein — MLAPFPWIDVAIIFALIVLNALFSMSELAIVSSRTARLEAIARLGKRGAGARTAIQLAADPGKFLSTVQIGITLIGIVAGAYSGASLGEPTAQRIQLLGVHAELAHTLGIAIVIGVTTFFSLVIGELVPKQFALRSPEPIAVAMAVPMLWLSRATAPIVWLLDSTSALVFRLVGLNRESENRVTAEELHLIVAEASKSGVIEEHERSIISSVVRLADRPVREVMTPRTDVDWVDVNLDADGIREALLLTPHTRLPVAEGSVDTVIGVVQARDIAAALFRGEALDLRKLMREAPILPDTVDAMDALGALRRAEVPMGLVHDEYGHFEGIVTPANLLAAIAGELASDVDPGDNPNIVTREDGSLLVSGQMPADLLADRLGLDLDEDRDYATVAGLALAVLKRLPNEGDSFVEQGWRFEIVDMDGRKIDKLLVDRAKG; from the coding sequence ATGTTAGCGCCTTTCCCCTGGATAGACGTGGCGATCATCTTCGCGCTGATCGTTCTCAACGCCCTCTTTTCGATGTCCGAACTGGCGATCGTCTCGTCGCGCACTGCGCGGCTGGAGGCCATCGCCCGCCTCGGCAAGCGCGGTGCCGGCGCGCGCACCGCGATCCAGCTCGCCGCCGATCCCGGCAAGTTCCTCTCCACCGTGCAGATCGGCATCACGCTGATCGGCATCGTCGCGGGCGCCTATTCGGGCGCGAGCCTCGGCGAGCCGACCGCGCAGCGCATCCAGCTGCTCGGCGTGCACGCAGAGCTGGCGCACACGCTGGGGATCGCGATCGTGATCGGCGTCACCACCTTCTTCTCGCTGGTCATCGGCGAGTTGGTGCCCAAGCAGTTCGCGTTGCGCTCGCCCGAGCCGATCGCCGTGGCGATGGCGGTGCCGATGCTGTGGCTGAGCCGCGCCACCGCCCCGATCGTCTGGCTGCTCGATTCGACCAGCGCGCTCGTCTTCCGCCTGGTCGGGCTCAACCGCGAATCGGAGAACCGGGTCACGGCGGAGGAGCTCCACCTGATCGTGGCCGAGGCCAGCAAGTCAGGCGTGATCGAGGAGCATGAGCGCTCGATCATCTCGAGCGTGGTGCGCCTGGCCGACCGGCCGGTGCGCGAAGTGATGACGCCGCGCACCGATGTCGACTGGGTCGATGTCAATCTCGACGCCGACGGCATCCGCGAGGCGCTGCTGCTGACGCCGCACACGCGCCTGCCGGTGGCCGAGGGCTCGGTCGACACGGTGATCGGCGTGGTCCAGGCCCGCGATATCGCCGCGGCGCTGTTCCGCGGCGAGGCGCTCGACCTCCGCAAGCTGATGCGCGAGGCGCCGATCCTCCCCGACACGGTCGATGCGATGGACGCGCTCGGGGCGCTGCGCCGCGCGGAAGTGCCGATGGGGCTGGTGCACGACGAGTACGGCCATTTCGAAGGTATCGTCACGCCCGCCAATCTGCTCGCTGCGATCGCCGGCGAGCTGGCATCGGACGTCGATCCGGGCGACAATCCCAATATCGTGACGCGCGAGGACGGCTCGCTGCTCGTCTCGGGCCAGATGCCGGCGGACCTGCTCGCCGACCGGCTCGGCCTCGATCTCGACGAGGACCGCGACTATGCCACCGTCGCCGGGCTGGCGCTGGCGGTGCTCAAGCGCCTGCCCAATGAAGGCGACAGCTTTGTCGAGCAGGGCTGGCGCTTCGAGATCGTCGACATGGACGGGCGCAAGATCGACAAGCTGCTGGTCGATCGCGCCAAGGGCTGA
- a CDS encoding aa3-type cytochrome c oxidase subunit IV, which yields MADSADSAEQIKAHEQTWIGFKAMMMWGTVGAALVAALVVFLISAK from the coding sequence ATGGCCGACAGCGCCGATAGCGCCGAACAGATCAAGGCGCACGAGCAGACCTGGATCGGGTTCAAGGCGATGATGATGTGGGGCACCGTGGGTGCCGCGCTGGTTGCGGCCCTCGTCGTCTTCCTGATCTCCGCCAAGTGA
- the phbB gene encoding acetoacetyl-CoA reductase: protein MARVAIVTGGTRGIGEAISLALQDAGMVVAANYAGNDEKAKAFTDRTGIASYKWDVGDYDACHEGVAKVEAELGPVDVVINNAGITRDGTILKMSREMWEDVIRINLGGCFNMAHAVFPGMRDRKWGRIVNIGSINGQAGQYGQVNYAAAKSGIHGFTKALSQEGARFGVTVNAIAPGYIDTDMVAAVPPEVLEKIVAKIPVGRLGQAHEIARGVAFLCSDEAGFVTGSTLSINGGQHMY from the coding sequence ATGGCACGCGTAGCGATCGTGACGGGAGGAACCCGCGGTATCGGCGAGGCGATCAGCCTTGCGCTCCAGGATGCCGGGATGGTCGTCGCGGCCAATTATGCCGGCAATGACGAGAAGGCCAAGGCCTTCACCGATCGCACCGGCATCGCGTCGTACAAATGGGACGTGGGCGATTACGACGCCTGCCACGAAGGCGTCGCCAAGGTCGAGGCCGAGCTGGGCCCAGTCGACGTGGTGATCAACAATGCCGGCATCACCCGCGACGGCACCATCCTCAAGATGAGCCGCGAGATGTGGGAAGACGTGATCCGCATCAACCTGGGCGGCTGCTTCAACATGGCGCATGCGGTGTTTCCCGGCATGCGCGACCGCAAATGGGGCCGGATCGTCAATATCGGCTCGATCAACGGCCAGGCCGGCCAATATGGCCAGGTCAACTATGCCGCCGCCAAGTCGGGCATCCACGGCTTCACCAAGGCGCTGTCGCAGGAAGGCGCGCGCTTCGGCGTGACGGTCAATGCGATCGCGCCCGGCTATATCGATACCGACATGGTCGCCGCGGTGCCGCCCGAAGTGCTCGAGAAGATCGTCGCCAAGATCCCCGTCGGCCGGCTGGGCCAGGCGCACGAGATCGCGCGCGGCGTGGCCTTCCTCTGCTCGGACGAGGCCGGCTTCGTCACCGGATCGACGCTGTCGATCAACGGCGGCCAGCACATGTACTGA
- a CDS encoding NAD(P) transhydrogenase subunit alpha, whose amino-acid sequence MKIAVLKETAAGERRVSATPETVKKFVGLGATVAVESGAGETASIADQAYADAGATVGTAAATLQDADIVLGVQGPDPAALTGARPGAWIVAGLNPFGERARVDAYASAGFEALAMEFMPRITRAQSMDILSSQSNLAGYKAVLDAAAEYGRAFPMMMTAAGTVSAAKAFVMGVGVAGLQAIATARRLGAQVSATDVRAATKEQILSLGAKPIFVEAVKGIEGEGTGGYATEMSDEYKAAQAELVSSHIAKQDIVITTALIPGRPAPRLISDAQIASMKPGSVIVDLAVEAGGNVEGAVAGEVVTIHGVKIVGHRNVPSRLAADSSALFARNLFNFLSAFWDKEQGKPVLDEEIGNAIRLTQGGKVVHERLL is encoded by the coding sequence GTGAAGATCGCGGTACTGAAGGAGACCGCCGCCGGCGAGCGGCGCGTTTCGGCGACTCCGGAAACGGTGAAGAAGTTCGTCGGCCTCGGCGCCACGGTGGCGGTCGAGAGCGGGGCGGGCGAGACCGCGTCGATCGCCGACCAGGCCTATGCCGATGCCGGCGCGACCGTTGGCACCGCCGCCGCGACGCTGCAGGATGCGGACATCGTGCTCGGCGTGCAGGGCCCCGATCCGGCGGCGCTGACGGGGGCCAGGCCCGGCGCCTGGATCGTCGCGGGGCTCAATCCGTTCGGGGAGCGCGCCCGAGTCGATGCCTATGCAAGCGCCGGCTTCGAGGCGCTGGCGATGGAGTTCATGCCGCGCATCACCCGGGCGCAGTCGATGGACATCCTGTCCTCGCAGTCGAACCTCGCCGGCTACAAGGCGGTGCTCGACGCGGCGGCCGAATATGGCCGCGCCTTCCCGATGATGATGACCGCGGCAGGCACCGTCAGCGCCGCCAAGGCCTTCGTGATGGGCGTCGGCGTCGCCGGGCTGCAGGCGATCGCGACCGCGCGCCGCCTCGGCGCCCAGGTCTCGGCGACCGACGTGCGCGCCGCGACCAAGGAGCAGATCCTCTCGCTCGGCGCCAAGCCGATCTTCGTCGAGGCGGTGAAGGGCATCGAGGGCGAAGGCACCGGCGGCTACGCCACCGAGATGAGCGACGAGTACAAGGCGGCGCAGGCCGAGCTCGTCTCTTCGCACATCGCCAAGCAGGATATCGTGATCACCACCGCGCTGATCCCGGGCCGGCCCGCACCGCGCCTGATCAGCGACGCGCAGATCGCCAGCATGAAGCCGGGCAGCGTGATCGTCGATCTCGCGGTCGAGGCGGGCGGCAATGTCGAGGGCGCGGTTGCCGGCGAGGTCGTGACGATCCACGGCGTGAAGATCGTCGGGCACCGGAACGTGCCCTCGCGCCTCGCCGCGGACAGCTCGGCGCTGTTCGCCCGCAACCTGTTCAACTTCCTCTCCGCCTTCTGGGACAAGGAGCAGGGCAAGCCGGTGCTCGACGAGGAGATCGGCAACGCGATCCGCCTGACCCAGGGCGGCAAGGTGGTGCACGAGAGGCTGCTATGA
- the hemH gene encoding ferrochelatase yields the protein MIWPERHPPIPPAKIGVLLVNLGTPSAPDAASVRRYLGEFLSDRRVVEIPPLIWQPILRGVILRTRPKKSAHAYRQVWREDGSPLAAITRAQATVLEDAFGPEVIVDHAMRYGQPAIAERIEVLKARGCQRILIAPLYPQYCAATTATANDAAFAALAKMRWQPAIRTLPPYHDHPAYIAALKASVEASLAALDFAPDAILASFHGMPERTLTLGDPYHCHCQKTARLLGEALKDTLGDRELITTFQSRFGRAKWLEPATDATLAALPARGIKKIAIVAPGFSADCLETLEELAIRGRESFHAAGGTDFAYLPCLNDSEGGIAMLRTILREELAGWTQPA from the coding sequence ATGATCTGGCCCGAGCGGCACCCGCCGATCCCGCCCGCGAAGATCGGCGTGCTGCTGGTCAACCTCGGGACGCCGAGCGCACCCGATGCCGCCTCGGTGCGGCGCTATCTGGGCGAGTTCCTATCCGATCGCCGCGTGGTGGAGATCCCGCCGCTGATCTGGCAGCCGATCCTGCGCGGGGTGATCCTGCGCACCCGGCCCAAGAAATCGGCGCATGCCTATCGCCAGGTCTGGCGCGAGGACGGATCGCCGCTCGCCGCGATCACCCGGGCGCAGGCGACCGTGCTCGAGGATGCATTCGGGCCGGAAGTGATCGTCGATCATGCGATGCGCTACGGCCAGCCGGCGATCGCCGAGCGCATCGAAGTGCTCAAGGCGCGCGGCTGCCAGCGCATCCTGATCGCGCCGCTCTATCCGCAATATTGCGCGGCGACGACCGCGACCGCCAACGATGCCGCCTTCGCCGCGCTGGCGAAGATGCGCTGGCAGCCGGCGATCCGCACGCTGCCGCCCTATCACGACCATCCCGCCTATATCGCCGCGCTCAAGGCATCGGTGGAGGCGAGCCTGGCCGCCCTCGACTTCGCGCCCGACGCGATCCTGGCGAGCTTCCACGGCATGCCCGAGCGGACGCTGACGCTCGGCGACCCCTATCACTGCCACTGCCAGAAGACCGCGCGGCTGCTGGGCGAGGCGCTCAAGGATACCCTGGGCGACCGCGAGCTGATCACCACCTTCCAGTCGCGCTTCGGCCGCGCCAAATGGCTCGAGCCCGCCACCGACGCGACGCTCGCCGCGCTGCCGGCCAGGGGCATCAAGAAGATAGCGATCGTCGCGCCCGGCTTCTCGGCCGATTGCCTGGAGACGCTGGAGGAGCTGGCGATCCGCGGGCGCGAAAGCTTTCACGCCGCGGGCGGAACCGATTTCGCCTATCTGCCTTGCCTGAATGACAGCGAGGGCGGCATCGCGATGCTGCGGACAATTTTGCGCGAGGAGCTTGCGGGCTGGACCCAGCCTGCCTAG
- a CDS encoding esterase-like activity of phytase family protein, producing the protein MLFRVATALFSLLLILMLPSSGHVGRDLLGKVPRMTVERVPIDWHDPTRTRVGALTYLGGIRLKGPDLAFGGFSSMQVEGDRFTLLSDGGNFIRFRMGADWTPRALAFGDLPDGPGTGWLKSDRDSESLTTDAATGQTWVGFERYNAIWRYDADLTRAERSARPPAMQGWSENGGPESMVRLADGQFIVLSETSRPKGSRIGREALLFPGDPTAPGSTPIRFVYMPPDERYDPSDAVQLPDGRLIVLNRRFSVSGLFTARLTLVDPRAIRPGAVVRGIEIAALAPPLLHDNYEALAVTREGKDTILWIASDDNQQFWEWSLLLKFRIEFAKR; encoded by the coding sequence ATGTTGTTCCGCGTCGCGACCGCCCTTTTCTCGCTTCTCCTGATCCTGATGCTGCCCTCCTCGGGGCATGTCGGGCGCGACCTGCTGGGCAAGGTGCCGCGGATGACCGTCGAGCGCGTGCCGATCGACTGGCACGACCCGACGCGAACGCGGGTCGGCGCGCTCACTTATCTCGGCGGGATCCGGCTGAAGGGCCCCGACCTGGCCTTTGGCGGCTTCTCGTCGATGCAGGTCGAAGGCGACCGCTTCACCTTGCTGAGCGACGGCGGCAATTTCATCCGTTTTCGCATGGGCGCCGACTGGACGCCGCGCGCGCTTGCCTTTGGCGACCTGCCCGATGGTCCGGGCACCGGCTGGCTCAAGTCGGACCGCGATTCGGAATCACTGACCACCGATGCCGCGACGGGGCAGACATGGGTCGGATTCGAGCGCTACAATGCCATTTGGCGCTATGACGCGGACCTGACGCGCGCCGAACGCAGCGCGCGCCCGCCGGCAATGCAGGGCTGGTCAGAAAATGGCGGGCCCGAATCGATGGTGCGCCTGGCCGATGGCCAGTTCATCGTGCTCAGCGAGACGTCGCGGCCCAAGGGAAGCCGGATCGGGCGCGAGGCGCTGCTGTTCCCCGGCGACCCGACCGCGCCCGGCAGCACGCCGATCCGCTTCGTCTACATGCCCCCCGACGAGCGCTATGACCCGAGCGACGCGGTGCAGCTGCCCGACGGACGGCTGATCGTGCTCAACCGGCGCTTCTCGGTGTCCGGCCTGTTCACCGCCAGGCTGACGCTGGTCGATCCGCGCGCGATCCGCCCCGGCGCCGTGGTGCGCGGCATCGAGATCGCGGCGCTCGCCCCGCCGCTGCTCCACGACAATTACGAAGCGCTGGCAGTGACCCGCGAGGGCAAGGACACGATCCTGTGGATCGCATCGGACGACAACCAGCAATTCTGGGAATGGTCGCTGCTGCTCAAGTTCCGGATCGAGTTCGCGAAGCGCTGA
- a CDS encoding nucleoside deaminase, producing the protein MRLALEAARAAAAAGEVPVGAVLIRKGEVIASAANAPRALHDPTAHAEMRVIRAAAQALGRERLEDCDLWVTLEPCAMCAGAISHARIARVYYGAGDPKGGAVEHGPRFFSQPTCHHRPELYPGIGEAEAGEILRDFFRERRV; encoded by the coding sequence ATGCGCCTGGCGCTGGAAGCTGCTCGCGCCGCGGCGGCGGCAGGCGAAGTGCCGGTAGGGGCAGTGCTGATCCGCAAGGGAGAAGTGATCGCGAGCGCGGCCAATGCCCCGCGCGCGCTCCACGATCCCACCGCCCATGCCGAGATGCGGGTGATTCGCGCCGCCGCCCAGGCACTTGGCCGCGAGCGGCTCGAGGATTGCGACCTGTGGGTGACGCTGGAGCCCTGCGCGATGTGCGCCGGCGCGATCAGCCACGCCCGAATCGCCCGCGTCTATTATGGCGCAGGCGATCCCAAGGGCGGCGCGGTGGAGCATGGGCCGCGATTCTTCAGCCAGCCGACCTGTCACCACCGCCCCGAGCTCTATCCCGGCATCGGCGAGGCGGAAGCCGGCGAGATCCTGCGCGATTTCTTCCGCGAACGGCGCGTTTAG
- a CDS encoding YqaE/Pmp3 family membrane protein: MAAPPGPVIAAVLLPPLGVYLARGPGRDFWIACGLTVLGFLPGAAFALWSVLRDSRGTPHEPAAA, translated from the coding sequence ATGGCTGCGCCCCCCGGCCCCGTGATCGCGGCAGTGCTGCTGCCGCCGCTCGGCGTATACCTGGCACGCGGGCCGGGGCGCGATTTCTGGATTGCCTGCGGACTGACCGTGCTGGGGTTCCTCCCCGGCGCGGCGTTCGCGCTGTGGAGCGTGCTGCGCGATTCGCGTGGCACGCCCCATGAGCCGGCTGCCGCCTAG
- the rpmB gene encoding 50S ribosomal protein L28 → MSRICELTGKGRQVGNNVSHANNKTKRTFLPNLQNVTLISDVLGRSVRLRVSTHGLRSVEHNGGLDNWLLKTSEDDLSLRARRLKREVRKASTEKTAA, encoded by the coding sequence ATGTCGCGCATTTGCGAGCTGACCGGCAAGGGCCGGCAGGTGGGTAACAACGTTTCCCACGCCAACAACAAGACCAAGCGCACGTTTCTGCCGAACCTGCAGAACGTCACGCTGATCTCGGACGTGCTGGGCCGTAGCGTGCGCCTGCGCGTCTCGACCCACGGCCTGCGTTCGGTCGAGCACAATGGCGGCCTGGACAACTGGCTGCTCAAGACCAGCGAGGACGACCTGTCGCTCCGCGCCCGTCGCCTGAAGCGCGAAGTGCGCAAGGCGTCGACCGAGAAGACCGCGGCCTAA
- a CDS encoding NAD(P)(+) transhydrogenase (Re/Si-specific) subunit beta: MHEGAPINPWVALAYLVAGICFILALRGLSSPASSRRGNRLGMFGMAIAVVTTLLTHVPKAMVHVMCVDCTVRARLGIDYIAIAEIAGAILIGAAIGLTTARRIPMTAMPQLVAAFHSLVGLAAVLVAAAAFLNPAAFGILGADGEILSVSRIEMGLGIAIGAITFSGSVIAFLKLNGNMSGKPILLPGRHVINLGVLAGILGLIAYFVTDQSPWVFWTVTALSFAIGFLLIVPIGGADMPVVVSMLNSYSGWAAAAMGFTLHNSAMIITGALVGSSGAILSYIMCRAMNRSFISVIAGGFGAVADAGGGGAAIDRPWKRGSAEDAAFLMQQAEQVIIVPGYGMAVAQAQHALREMGDKLKEHGVRVKYAIHPVAGRMPGHMNVLLAEANVPYDEVFELEDINSEFAQTDVAFVIGANDVTNPAAKTDKSSPIYGMPVLDVEKAKTVLFIKRSMGGVGYAGVDNELFYRDNTMMLLADAKKMVEEIVKNLD; the protein is encoded by the coding sequence ATGCACGAGGGGGCACCAATCAATCCCTGGGTGGCGCTGGCCTATCTGGTCGCCGGCATCTGCTTCATCCTCGCGCTGCGCGGGCTCTCGAGCCCGGCGAGCAGCCGGCGCGGCAACCGGCTCGGCATGTTCGGCATGGCGATCGCGGTGGTCACCACGCTGCTGACGCACGTTCCGAAGGCGATGGTTCACGTCATGTGCGTCGATTGCACGGTGCGTGCGCGCCTGGGTATCGACTACATCGCCATCGCCGAGATTGCTGGCGCGATCCTGATAGGCGCAGCCATCGGTCTCACCACTGCACGGCGCATTCCGATGACCGCGATGCCGCAGCTCGTCGCCGCCTTCCACTCGCTGGTCGGCCTGGCGGCGGTGCTCGTCGCGGCGGCGGCGTTCCTCAATCCGGCCGCCTTCGGCATCCTGGGTGCCGACGGCGAGATCCTCAGCGTCAGCCGGATCGAGATGGGCCTCGGCATCGCGATCGGCGCGATCACCTTCTCGGGATCGGTGATCGCCTTCCTCAAATTGAACGGCAACATGAGCGGCAAGCCGATCCTGCTGCCCGGCCGCCACGTCATCAACCTGGGCGTGCTCGCCGGCATCCTCGGCCTGATCGCCTATTTCGTCACCGACCAGAGCCCCTGGGTGTTCTGGACCGTCACCGCGCTCAGCTTCGCCATCGGCTTCCTGCTGATCGTGCCGATCGGCGGCGCCGACATGCCGGTGGTCGTCTCGATGCTCAACAGCTATTCGGGTTGGGCCGCGGCGGCGATGGGCTTCACGCTGCACAATTCGGCGATGATCATCACCGGCGCGCTGGTCGGCTCGTCGGGCGCGATCCTCAGCTACATCATGTGCCGCGCGATGAACCGCAGCTTCATCAGCGTGATCGCCGGCGGCTTCGGCGCGGTGGCGGATGCGGGCGGCGGCGGTGCCGCGATCGACCGGCCGTGGAAGCGCGGCTCGGCCGAGGACGCGGCCTTCCTGATGCAGCAGGCCGAGCAGGTCATCATCGTGCCGGGATACGGCATGGCGGTCGCCCAGGCGCAGCACGCGCTGCGCGAAATGGGCGACAAGCTCAAGGAGCACGGCGTCCGCGTGAAATATGCGATCCACCCGGTCGCCGGGCGCATGCCGGGCCATATGAACGTGCTGCTCGCCGAGGCGAACGTGCCCTATGACGAGGTCTTCGAGCTCGAGGACATCAACAGCGAGTTCGCCCAGACCGACGTCGCCTTCGTGATCGGCGCCAACGACGTCACCAACCCCGCCGCCAAGACCGACAAGTCGTCGCCGATCTACGGCATGCCCGTGCTCGATGTCGAAAAGGCCAAAACGGTGCTGTTCATCAAGCGCTCGATGGGCGGCGTGGGCTATGCGGGCGTGGACAACGAGCTATTCTACCGCGACAACACGATGATGCTGCTGGCCGATGCGAAGAAGATGGTCGAGGAGATCGTCAAGAATCTCGACTGA